From the genome of Neomonachus schauinslandi chromosome 1, ASM220157v2, whole genome shotgun sequence:
GGTGAGTAGCATTCGCATGGGAAAACAAGGTTTCATTAGAGAATCTAGAGAtgtcatgaaattttaaaaacaagcaaataggggcgcctgggtggctcagtctttaggcatctgccttcggctcgggtcatgatcccagggtcctgggatcgagccccacgtcgggctcgctcctcagtgggaagcctgcttctccctctcccactccctctgcttgtgttccctctcttgctgtcacagtctctgtcaataaattaaaaaaaaaaaaaaatcttttttttttttttaacatattttatttatttgacagagagagagacagcgagagggaacacaagcagggggagtgggaaagggagaagcaggcttccgacagagcagggagtctgatatggggctagatcccaggaccctgggatcatgacctgagccaaaggcagacgcttaacgactgagccacccaggcgctcctaaaaaaaaaatcttaaaaaaaaacaagcaaataaatcaGCCCAGCTTTAAATTCATTGATCCTTAGGATATTTTCACCAAAAGTTTTTTCTCACACGTGACCGAGATGTACAGTTTCTGAAAAACAGTATATCTAGAAACTGCATGTAGAAATAGTATTTATGAATATTACTGTTTTGATAATAGCTAAGATGGAGCCCTGTTGTAAAGCTGTCAGTATGTTCATTTTCAAACAATCAAAATATGCAGAAAACCTACATTTTCCTTGAAGATGGTAAAAAAGTCACTgtcataattaataaataacaaaataaataacaaagctaTTAATATGTTTCCCATTTTTTACAGCAATCAAATGGTAGAAAGACTCTGTAAAAGTAAAGAATGTAGTCAGTATGAAGAAATCTTCAGCCAGATTCCATATCATAATCAGAAGAAGAAAAGTCCTACTGGAATAAAACTACGTAAATGCACTTTGTGTGGACAAGTCTTCATGTATCATTCATCCTTTAACAAGCACATGAGATCTCACATTGGCCACAAACCATATGAGTATCAGGAATGTGAAGAGAAGCCTtataaatgtaaggaatgtgggaaatccttcaAGCATCGCCAATCCATTCGAATGCATGAAAGGACACACACTGGACAGAGGCCCTATGAATGTAAACACTGTGGGAAAGCTTTTATTTGTCACAATTACTTTCAAATTCATGAAagggcacacagtggggaaaaGCCCTACAAGTGTACAAAATGTAGTAAAACCTTTAGTTATTCAAGTAACTTACGTAAACATGAAAGGACTCATATTGGAGAGAAACCTAGTGAATGTAAGCAATGTGGTAAAGCTTTCAGTTGTCTCAGGTCCTTTCGAATACACGAAAGGATACACAGTGCCAAAAAGCCTAAGGAATGTACAAAATGTGGTAAAACCTTCAGTTATTCAAGTAATTTACGTAAACATGAGAGAAGTCATAATggggagaaaccctatgaatgtaaggaaggTGGGAAAGCCTTGCATTCTCTTACCAAATTTCGACGATACATGATGAAGCAAAGTGGAGATGGACTCTATAAATGTAaggagtgtgggaaagccttcaggtGTCCCAAAAATTGTCGTAGTCATGAAATGACACACAGTGGAGTAaagccctatgaatgtaaggaatgtggtaAAGCTTTCAGTTCTCCCAGGTCCcttggaaaacacagaagaattCATACTGCAAGGAAGCCTCATGCATGTAAGGAATGTGGTAAAGCTTTCCGTTATCCCAGTTCCCTTCGAAATCATGAAAGAACTCATACTGGGGAGAAACCTTATAagtgtaaggaatgtgggaaagctttcagttgtCCCAATTACTTTCGAATTCATGAAAGAACTCACACCGGAGTCAAGCCATATGAATGTAAGCAatgtggaaaagctttcagttgTCCCCAGTCCTTTCGAATACACGAAAAGACACATAGTGCAGAAAAACCCTTTGAATGTACAAAATGTGGTAAAGTCTTCAGATATTCAAGTAACTTACGCAAACATGAGAGATCTCATACTGATGACAAACGCTATGAATGTAAACTATGTGGTAAGGCCTTCAGCAGTCACTATTATGTGCAAAAACATGAAAGAACTCACACTGGAGAAAAGccttatgaatgtaaggaatgtgggaaaggcTTCATTTTTCGCTCAGGTGTTCGATCACACATGGTAATCCACACTGGAGATGGACCTTACAAATGTAAGAAATGTaagaaagcatttatttctcccagttcatTACGAACGCATGAAAgaactcacactggagagaaaccttatcaATGTAAAACTTGTTGTAAAGGcttcagtcttgttaattctttacGAAATCATGAAAGAACTCATGTGAAAGAAAGTCTGTGAAAATAAGGAATGTAAGAAAGCTGTCATCTGTTGTATAGTCTTTCATGCATGCTGgagagaaattacagaaatgtACGGAATGTAGGAAAGCCTGTTTTTTTTAGAACTTACCAAAAAAGTCAGTGGAGAGAATTCCATTGGTGGTAAACAATGTAGGAAATCTTCATTTGTCTCACATCACGGAAAAACCAGGTTAGATTATTCACTGAATTCATACTATAGAGCTAACAAAAACTATaatttttacagatattttcaagGTAGTGTGGAAATTATATGGGAAAGAAATAAGTAATATGGGTAAGCTTTGTGAACATGAATTCATGTAGAATACTTCTGAAGATCTACAACattaaagaaatgtaataaatgttaCATGGTCTTTATCAGGTATTCATTCTTAAAGTAATTCTTTGTACCATGGACTTCCACTTACTTTTGCAAGCAGATATTGAAGTGAGATAATTATGTAGGTACTTTTCAAGCGAGAGTTCCTAAGTTTAGAAAGTAAATTTTTCCTtagtaatatttttgtattcttattttGAAGTCTGTTGGGTCCATGGGTGATTGAAGTATATTTCTAATATGCaagtaagtttaatttttatatttaatattctgtAAGGAAAGGTATGTTG
Proteins encoded in this window:
- the LOC110593698 gene encoding zinc finger protein 709-like isoform X1 → MVERLCKSKECSQYEEIFSQIPYHNQKKKSPTGIKLRKCTLCGQVFMYHSSFNKHMRSHIGHKPYEYQECEEKPYKCKECGKSFKHRQSIRMHERTHTGQRPYECKHCGKAFICHNYFQIHERAHSGEKPYKCTKCSKTFSYSSNLRKHERTHIGEKPSECKQCGKAFSCLRSFRIHERIHSAKKPKECTKCGKTFSYSSNLRKHERSHNGEKPYECKEGGKALHSLTKFRRYMMKQSGDGLYKCKECGKAFRCPKNCRSHEMTHSGVKPYECKECGKAFSSPRSLGKHRRIHTARKPHACKECGKAFRYPSSLRNHERTHTGEKPYKCKECGKAFSCPNYFRIHERTHTGVKPYECKQCGKAFSCPQSFRIHEKTHSAEKPFECTKCGKVFRYSSNLRKHERSHTDDKRYECKLCGKAFSSHYYVQKHERTHTGEKPYECKECGKGFIFRSGVRSHMVIHTGDGPYKCKKCKKAFISPSSLRTHERTHTGEKPYQCKTCCKGFSLVNSLRNHERTHVKESL
- the LOC110593698 gene encoding zinc finger protein 709-like isoform X2; translation: MMKQSGDGLYKCKECGKAFRCPKNCRSHEMTHSGVKPYECKECGKAFSSPRSLGKHRRIHTARKPHACKECGKAFRYPSSLRNHERTHTGEKPYKCKECGKAFSCPNYFRIHERTHTGVKPYECKQCGKAFSCPQSFRIHEKTHSAEKPFECTKCGKVFRYSSNLRKHERSHTDDKRYECKLCGKAFSSHYYVQKHERTHTGEKPYECKECGKAFISPSSLRTHERTHTGEKPYQCKTCCKGFSLVNSLRNHERTHVKESL